The DNA segment CCGCGTCGATCTTGCGGTGGGAGTGCGCCCGCATCCGGCCGCGCAGCCCCGCGGCGGCGGTCGCGACCGCGAAGGTCGTGCCGTCGGCGACGACGACGGGCGGCGAGGGCGAGAACCCCTCGAGCAGACGGGCGGTCGTGGGGTCGGGCTCGAACCCGCCGGTCAGCACGAGGCCCGCCGGGGTGGGGAAGGTGTCGGCGTGCGCGGCGGCGAGCGTGCCGACGAGGACGTCGGACCGGTCGCCCGGGACGATGACGACGGCCGCGTCGACGAGGTGCTCGAGCATGTGCGGCAGCGTCATGGCCGCGACCATGACGTCGACCGCGGCCCGGTCGAGGTCGGCGTCGTCGCCGCTCACCAGGCGCGCGCCGACCGTGTCGGCGATCTGCCGCAGCGTCGGCGCGGCCAGCAGCGGCAGCTCGGGGACGACCGCGGCCCGCACGTCGAGGCCCTGCTCGTCCAGCAGCCCCTCGACGTCGCGGCGGACGGCGCCGAGGTCGTCGGGGCGGCAGCGGTTCGCCACCACCCCGACCACCGGCACGTGGCGGGCCGTGAGCTGGGCGAGCGCGTGCTCCGCGGCCGCCCGCACGTCCGCCGTGCTGCGGAAGCCGTCGCGGTCCCGGCCGGTGACGACGGCCACGACCGGCGCCGAGAGGTCCTGCGCGAGGTCGATGTTGGTCGCGAGCTCGCTCGCCGCCCCCACGTCGGTGAAGTCGCTGCCGACCACGAGCACCGCGTCCGCGTCGCGGGCCAGGGCCCGGTACCGCTCGACGATGCGGGGCCGGGTCGCGGTCGGGTCGGCGTGGTGCTCGTCGTAGGTGACCCCGACGCACGCCTGCGGCTCCGGGCGGGCGCCCTCGGGCAGCCGGCTCAGCAGCAGGTCGACGAGGAAGTCACCGCCGCCCTCCCGCGTCACCGGGCGGAACACGGCCGGCCTCGCGACGCGGCGGGCCATGGCGTCGAACAGCGCGAGCGCGAGCGCGGACTTGCCGCTGTCCGCCTCCGTGCTCATGAGGAACAGGGCGGTGCTCATGGGTCGACGCTAACGAGCCCCGCCGCCCCGGGCGAGCGAGGACCGTCCGCGAGGGCACCCGGGCTAGGCTCGCCGCGGAGCGGCCACCACCCCTCGGCCGCCCAGAGGGAGCGACCGATGACGTTCGCACTGGCGGAGCACCACGAGGACCTCCGCGCAGTCGTCCGGGACTTCGCCGCGGCCGAGATCGCGCCGCACATCGCGAAGTGGGACGAGACGCACCACTTCCCCGCCCACCTCGTGCCGATGATGGGCGAGCTGGGCCTGTTCGGCCTCGTCGTGCCCGAGGAGCACGGCGGCGCGGGCGGCGACTTCACGAGCCTGTGCGTGGCGATCGAGGAGCTGGGCTACGTCGACCAGTCCGCCGGCATCACGCTGTCGGCGGGCGTCGGGCTCGGCATCAACCCGATCCTCACCTTCGGCACCGACGAGCAGAAGCAGCGCTGGCTGCCCGACCTCGTGGAGGGCCGCGCGCTCGCGGCGTTCGGGCTCACCGAGCCCGAGGCCGGCTCCGACGCCGGGGCGACCCGCACCCGCGCCGAGCTCGTCGACGGCGAGTGGGTCCTGGACGGCGCGAAGAGCTACATCACGAACTCCGGCACCGAGCTGACGAGCGTCGTCACCGTCACCGCCCGCACGGGCACGCGCGAGGACGGCGGCCCCGAGATCTCCGCGATCATGGTGCCGGCGGGTACGGACGGCTTCGTCGTCGAGCAGGCCTACCGCAAGCTCGGCTGGAACTCCTCCGACACCCACGGGCTGGCGTTCAAGGGTGCCCGTGTGCCCGAGGACCACCTGCTCGGGGCCCGAGGCGACGGCTTCCGCCAGTTCCTCGCGACCCTCGACGACGGACGCATCGCGATCTCGGCGCTCGCGCTGGGCTCCGCCCGCGCGTGCCTCGACCTCGCGACGGAGTACGCGAGGACCCGCGTCGCCTTCGGCGCGCCGATCGGTCGCAACCAGGGCGTCGCCTTCCCGCTCGCCGACCTCGCCACCGACGTCGAGGCCGGGCACCTCCTCACCTACAAGGCGGCGTGGCTCAAGGACCGGCAGGCGGAGGGGAGGGCGACCCGCGCGCAGGTCAAGGAGGCCGCGTCCAAGGCGAAGCTCTTCACCTCGACCGTCGCCATGGACGCCGCGCGCGTGGCCACGCAGGTGTTCGGCGGTGCGGGGTTCATGGAGGAGTACCCGGTCGCCCGCTTCTACCGCGACGCGAAGATCCTCGAGATCGGCGAGGGGACGAGCGAGGTGCAGAAGCTCGTCCTCGCGCGCGGCCTCGGCCTGCCCGTGGCATGACGGGCACCACCGGGGGGACCGGCACCGCGCGCCCGGCCTTCGGCGAGTGGCTCGCCGAGGCCGAGCGGCGCACGGCCGCCCCCGACGAGCGGGGACGGGCCCGGCTGGACGCGGCCGGCAAGCTCGCCGTGCGCGAGCGCGTCGGCCTGCTGTGCGACGACGGCTCCTTCGTGGAGGACGGGCGGCTCGCGAACGGCGCCGCCGAGGGCCTGCCCGCCGACGGGGTGGTGACGGGCCGCGGGACCGTCGACGGGCGCCCGGTCGTCGTGGTCGCCAACGACCCCACGGTCAAGGCGGGCTCGTGGGGCGCCCGGACGGTCGAGAAGATGGTCCGGGCCACCGAGGTGGCGCTGCGCGAGCAGCTGGCGATCGTGTGGCTCGTCGACTCCGCCGGGGCGCGCATCACCGACCAGGTCGAGCTGTTCCCCGGCCGGCGCGGTGCCGGGCGCATCTTCCACAACCAGGTCGCGCTGTCCGGCAAGGTGCCGCAGGTCTGCTGCCTGTTCGGGCCCTCGGCGGCGGGCGGGGCCTACGTGCCCTCGTTCTGCGACCTGGTGATCATGGTCGAGGGGAACGCGTCCATGTACCTCGGCAGCCCCCGCATGGCGGAGATGGTCGTGGGGGAGCGGGTGTCGCTGGAGGAGATGGGCGGCGCGCGCATGCACTGCACCGTCTCCGGCTGCGGCGACCTGCTCGCCGCCGACGACGCCGACGCGATCGAGCAGGCGCGGCTGTACCTGTCGTACCTGCCGGCCACGTGGCGCGACGAGCCGCCCACGTACACCCCCGAGCCGCCGCTGCGCCCGCTCGTCACCGGCGACGTGCCCGCCCGCGAGTCCGAGCCGTTCGACGTGCACGTCGTCATCGACGGGCTCGTCGACGAGGACTCCTTCTTCGAGATCAAGCCGCTGTTCGCCCCCGAGCTCGTCGTCGGGCTCGCGCGCCTCGAGGGCCGCACCGTCGGCGTCGTGGCCAACAACTCCGCGGTCAAGGGCGGGGTGCTCTTCGTCGACTCCGCCGACAAGGCCGCCCGGTTCGTCACGCTGTGCGACGCGTTCGGCATCCCCCTCGTCTACCTCGCCGACGTCCCCGGTTTCATGATCGGCAGCGAGGTCGAGCGGGCGGGCATCATCCGCCACGGCGCGAAGATGGTCGCGGCCGTCAGCGAGGCGACCGTGCCGCAGGTGAGCGTCGTGCTCCGCAAGGCCTACGGCGCCGGGCTGTACGCCATGGCGGGGCCCGGCTTCGCCCCGCACGCGTGCGTCGCGCTGCCGACGGCCGCGATCGCCGTCATGGGTCCGGAGGCGGCGGTCAACGCCGTGTACGCCAACCGGATCGCGGCGATCGAGGACCCGGCCGAGCGCGACGCGTTCGTGCGCGCGCGCCGCGAGGAGTACCTCGAGGACGTCGACCTCCGCCGGCTCGCGAGCGACCTCGTCGTCGACGCGGTCGTGCAGCCGGAGGACCTCCGCGCCGACCTCGTGCGGCGCCTCGCGTACGCCGCCCGCACCCACCGGGAGTTCTCCGAGCGCCGCCACCCGGTCTGGCCGGTCTGACGACCGCGACGAGGCACCCGGACGGGCGTTCGTGGACGCGTTCCCACGGGCGGGCGTGCGCGTGGCCATATGCTGCTGACGTCGACGCGCGTCGACGACGAGCAGCCGGGGTGGAGCGAGGTGAGGCCGGTGCCGGAGCAGGTGACGCGGTCCGGCTGGCAGCGCCCGAGCATCTACGACGTCGCGAAGGCGGCCGGCGTCTCCCACATGACGGTGTCCCGCGTGCTCAACGGGCACAGCAACATCCGCGAGTCCACGCGCGAGCGGGTCCTCAAGGCCATCGAGGAGACCAACTACACGCGCAACTCCATCGCGCGCGCGCTCGCGACGAGGCGCGCCATGCGGATCGGCGTGCTCGTCGACAGCCCGGTGCAGCACGGGCCGAACAGCACGCTGCGGGCGCTGGAGAGCGCCGCCCGCGACGTCGGGTACTCCGTGAGCTCGTTCTCGATCGACGACGACACGTCGAAGGTCGACACGGGTGTCGTGGAGCTCGTCACGCAGGGCTGCGAGGCGCTGTGCGTCATCGCGCCGCGGGAGTCGTCCCTGGACCTGCTCCGCCGCCGCAGCACGGGGCTGCCGACGCTGCTCATCAAGGCCGAGCCCGAGCCCGGCATGCACACGCTCGCCGTCGACCAGCGGCTCGGTGCGCGCCTGGCCGTCGACCACCTGCTCTCGCTCGGGCACCGCACCGTGCACCACCTCGCCGGGCCGCAGGACTGGTACGACGCCCGCGGCCGCGTGCAGGGCTGGCAGGAGGCCCTCACCGACGCCGGGGTCGCGCCGCCCGACCCCGTCGCGGGGGACTGGACCTCCGACCGCGGGTACGAGGTCGCGGTCGGCGGCGAGCTGGACGGCGCCACCGCGGTCTTCGCCAGCAACGACCAGATGGCGCTCGGCGTCGTGCACGGCCTCGTCGAGCGCGGGGTGCGGGTGCCCGAGGACGTCAGCGTCGTCGGGTTCGACGACCTGCCCGACTCCGGGCACTTCCTGCCGCCCCTCACCACGGTGCGGCAGGACTTCGCGGCGCTCGGTGCGCTCGCGCTGCGCCGCGTGATCGCCGCGATCGAGGACGCCGACGTCGCGCAGCACGAGGTCATCGGGCCGGACCTCGTCGTGCGGGCGTCCACGGCCGCGCCCGCCTGAGCGGGGCGTCGGCCACGACGGGTGACCCCGTGCGCCCGGACGGGTCGAGCCGTTTCCGCGCAGGGGCTTGTTCTCGCTAACAGGGTGTGGCTAACCTGCCTGGTGAGCGCGTCGATCCGACGACGGATCCACAGAGAGGTGGAGGACAGGTGCCCGTGTCGTGGCCAGGTGAGCGCTACCGCGTACCAGCTGCCGCGACCGCGGACGGCTGTCGCGCCTGACGTCACCGCTCGACGTGGCGCCCGGAGGTACCGGGTGCCCGCACGACGACCGGCCGACGACGGCCGGGAAGTGGAGTACACAGACATGAGCACACGAGGCCTGCTCGCCCGCACCGTCGCGGGCGTCACCGGCGCCGTCCTCCTCACCGGTGTGGCCGGCGCCGCGTTCGCCGACCCCGTCGACGGCGAGGCCGAGAACGTCGAGATCGGCGTCACCATCGACGGCCTGGAGCCCGCGGGCGCCCTCACCATGAGCGTCGCCTCGAGCAGCACGGAGCTCGCCGAGGTCGACACCGACGAGGAGGGCATCCGCCGCTTCGACGGCACGCTGCCGACCGTGACCGTCACCGACGACCGGGACGTGGCCCCCGAGAGCGCCTACTGGTACGTCACCGGCCAGTCGTCCGACTTCACCGCCGCAGAGGGTGACGCCACCCTGCCGGCCGGCCACCTCGGCTGGACCCCGGAGGTCCTCACCGACAACGACGGAGAGGTCGCCGCCGGCGACCAGGTGCTCACCATCCTCGACGAGGGCCCCGACGCGGTCGGCCTCGTCGGCGAGGAGCTCCTCGCGCTCGCGCTCGACTCGACCGAGGCGGCGGCGACGGGCACGTGGCAGGCCAACGCGGACCTCTTCCTCAAGACCCCCGAGGACGTCCCCGCGGGCGACTACTCCGCGACCCTCACCCTCACGCTGTGGGAGGACTCGTACTGAGCCGTCCCCAGGACCGCTCGACCCCGTCGGCCGGGACCGCGGCGCACGCCGCGGTCCCGCCCGACGGCGTCCCGGCGTCCCTGCCTACGGTGTCGGGCATGTCCGTCCGCCGCCCGCGCGCGAGCGCGCGCCTGGTCGTCGTCGCCGTCGTGGCGCTCGCCGCCGTCCTCGGGGCGCTGCCGGCGCGCGCCACGGCGCCCGCGCCGGACGCCCCGGCCGCAGGGTCCGAGGCCGCCCCGCCTCAGGCGCCGGCCGACGAGCTCCGCTGGTCGGTCGGGCCGGCGGACGCCGACGGACGGGACGAGCGCACGTCCGTCGAGCTCACGCTCGACCCGGGGGAGCGGGCCGAGGACCGGTTCGAGGTGGAGAACCTCAGCGACCGGGAGATCACCTTCCGGCTGGCCGCGGCCGACGGCTTCTACACCCGCAACGGCCGCTTCGACGTCCTCGCGTCGGGGCAGGAGTCCGTCGCCGCGGGGACGTGGGTGGACCTGCCCGGCGAGGTCACGGTCGAGGCCGGGGGCACCGAGGTCGTCCCCTTCACCGTCACGGTGCCCGAGCGGGCGGAGCCCGGCGACCACGCCGCGGGCATCACCGCGTCGGTGCTGAGCACGCAGACCGCCGACGACGGCGCGAGCGTCGGCGTCGAGAGCCGCGTCGGCTTCCGGGTGCTCACCCGGGTGACCGGCGAGATCGCGCCCGCGGCGTCCGTCGACGTGGTGGCTGCCGCCTACGACACCTCGTGGAACCCCTTCCGGCCGGGTGCCGCGGTCGTGGCCTTCGACGTCGTCAACGACGGCAACACCCGGCTGCTCGTGCAGGGCGCGGCCAGCGGTGCGGGCGGTCGCGGTGCCTTCCCGCCGGCCGGTGAGACGCGGCAGGAGCTCCTGCCCGGCGACGAGCGTCGCCTGCAGGTCGAGGTGCGTGGCGTGTGGCCGCTGCTGTACGTGCCGCTGGAGGTCGTGGTCGACCCCGAGGCCGCCACCATGGACGGCGCGAGCCCACCCGTCGGCACGGTGGCCGCGAGCACCGTGCTGTGGGCCGTCCCGTGGCCGCAGCTGCTGCTGCTGGCGGGTGTCGTGCTGGTCCTCGTCAGCCTCCTGGCCGGCCGGCGCCGTTCGCGCCGCCGGCTCGACAGCATGCTCGAGGCGGCGCGGGAGCAGGGCCGGCGCGACGCCGCGCCGGATGCTTCTTGACACAGCCCGTCACGGCTATAGGCTGACTGTGTTGTTCCCGCTAACAACGCGTGGCCCACGCCGACGTGAGGCCGCGACCGGTCGTGCAACGGAGCCCGCCCCTCGTGCCACGGGCTCCTCACAGGAATAGAGGCCCGTCGTATGCCGTCCCCCTCGTCCCCCCCGCTCCGCCGTCGCGCCTGCGCGCTCGCCGCCGCGGGCGCCCTCGCGCTCGCCGCGGTGTCGGTGCCCGTCGCCAGCGCGTCGACCACCGTCGACGACGGACCGGCCCCCCTCCTGCACTACACCTTCGACGGGCTCACGTCGGCCGCCGCCGGCACGACGGTGCCGGACGTCAGCGGCAACGGCTACGACGCCACCGTCCGCCAGTCCGGCGCGCAGGCCGCCGACGGCGTCCTCAGCCTGCCGGGCGGCGGGGCCGCGTCCGCCGGCTACGTCGAGGTCCCGACCGCGGGCCTCGTCGGGCAGGAGAGCCTCACGTTCTCGACGTGGCTGTCCCCGCGCTCCGCGCCCGGCAACGTCGCCGCGGCCTTCGTCGGGGCGCCCGTGGCCGCCGGCGCGTCCTTCTCCTCCGGCTACTGGCTGCTCAACCCCGCCAACCCGAGCGGCTACGTGAAGTCCGTCGTGACGAACAGCGTGAGCGCCGGCTCCCCGTGGACCACGGAGGTCGGGCCGGGGTCGACCGCGACCCCCACCGCGGGCGTGCGCACCCCGAGCGGTGCCGCGCTGTACACGACGGTCGTCGACGGCGCCGCCGGCCGCCTGCGGGTCTACGTCGACGGCCAGCAGGTCTCCGACACCGCCATCGCGCGCGACGTGGCCGACTTCGGCACCCAGCTCGTCGCCTACCTCGGCCGCTCCACCTACAACGACCCGGGCTGGGCAGGCGACGTCGACGACTTCGCCGTGTACGGCGAGGCCCTCGCCGCCGCCGAGGTGCAGGCGCTGTTCGGCGAGCAGGCGCTGGAGCGCGCCGTGGCCGGGACGGACGTGCCGGCCGGCGCGACCGCGTCCTTCACCCTGCCGACCACGAGCTACGGGACCCAGGTCGCCTGGGTCTCCGACGACCCGGCGATCGCCGTGTCCGGTGGCGAGGCCACCGTCACGCGACCCGCCGCCGGCTCCGGCGACGCCACCGTCACGCTCACGGCCACCTTCACCGTCGGCGACGCCTCGCGGACCGCGACGTACACCGTGGTCGTGCCGCAGGAGCTGTCGGACGACGTGCGCGCCGACCTCGACGCCGCCGCGCTGGAGGTCGACGAGCCGGGCGACGTCCGCGGCAACTTCGCCGTGCCGACGACCGGCGCCAACGGCTCCACGGTCGAGTGGTCGGTGGGCGAGGGCGCCGACCGCGTGTCGCTGCGCGACGGGGTCACCGACACCTCGCGCACCGTCGTGGTCGAGCGCCCCGCCCCCGACGAGGAGGCGGCCGAGGCCGTCCTCGTGGCGACCGTCCGCTCCGGCTCGGCCACCCGGACCCGCGAGTGGCGCCTCACGCTCCCGGCGCTGCCGGCGGGCACCGACGACACCGAGGCGTACTTCTGGGCCTTCTTCACCGGCGAGGGCGACGGCGCCGAGCGCGTCAGCCTGGCGGCGTCGAAGGGCAACGACGCGCTGGACTGGAACACCCTCAACGACGGTCAGCCGGTCTTCTCCTCCGACCTCGGGACCGAGGGACTGCGCGACCCGTTCATCATCCGCTCGCCCGAGGGCGACACGTTCTACATGATCGCCACCGACCTCAAGGTCGCGGGCCTGCCGGGCGGCTTCGCCACCGCGCAGCTGCGCGGCTCTCGCTACATCGAGGTCTGGGAGTCCGACGACCTCGTGAACTGGTCCGAGCAGCGCCACGTCAAGGTGTCGTCGGACTACGCCGGCAACACGTGGGCGCCCGAGGCGTTCTGGAGCGAGGAGCTCGACACCTTCGTCGTGTTCTGGGCGTCCAACCTCTACGACACGACCGACGCGAGCGCGCGGACCGCCGTCACCTACAACCGCATGATGTACGCGCTCACCGACGACTTCCGGACCTTCTCGGAGCCGACGGAGTGGATCGACGTCCGCCGCGGCGCCGGCCGGGGCATGATCGACTCCACGGTGGCCCTCGAGGACGGCGTCTACCACCGCTTCACCAAGGACGAGGCGTCGATGACGATCCGTCACGAGAGGTCGACGGACCTGCTCGACACCGTGGAGGGCACCCTTCCCGGCACCACCGGACCGGCGGACGAGTGGACCCTCGTGCAGGAGCGCGTCGCCTCCGGACTGCCCAACGGCGAGCCCGGCGGGACGTTCTCCAGCGGTGAGGGGGCCAACATCTTCCGCGCCAACGAGGGCGACGTGAACGGGCTCGACTGGTTCCTCTTCATCGACCAGCCGGACTACCACGGCGGCCCGAACCACTACATCCCGTTCGGCACCGACGACCTCGACTCCCGGTCGTGGACGCCGCTGGGGAGCAAGCTGCGCGAGAACCTGCCGCAGAACGCCGACGGCGGCGAGCCGCGCCACG comes from the Aquipuribacter sp. SD81 genome and includes:
- a CDS encoding acyl-CoA carboxylase subunit beta; the protein is MTGTTGGTGTARPAFGEWLAEAERRTAAPDERGRARLDAAGKLAVRERVGLLCDDGSFVEDGRLANGAAEGLPADGVVTGRGTVDGRPVVVVANDPTVKAGSWGARTVEKMVRATEVALREQLAIVWLVDSAGARITDQVELFPGRRGAGRIFHNQVALSGKVPQVCCLFGPSAAGGAYVPSFCDLVIMVEGNASMYLGSPRMAEMVVGERVSLEEMGGARMHCTVSGCGDLLAADDADAIEQARLYLSYLPATWRDEPPTYTPEPPLRPLVTGDVPARESEPFDVHVVIDGLVDEDSFFEIKPLFAPELVVGLARLEGRTVGVVANNSAVKGGVLFVDSADKAARFVTLCDAFGIPLVYLADVPGFMIGSEVERAGIIRHGAKMVAAVSEATVPQVSVVLRKAYGAGLYAMAGPGFAPHACVALPTAAIAVMGPEAAVNAVYANRIAAIEDPAERDAFVRARREEYLEDVDLRRLASDLVVDAVVQPEDLRADLVRRLAYAARTHREFSERRHPVWPV
- a CDS encoding immunoglobulin-like domain-containing protein produces the protein MPSPSSPPLRRRACALAAAGALALAAVSVPVASASTTVDDGPAPLLHYTFDGLTSAAAGTTVPDVSGNGYDATVRQSGAQAADGVLSLPGGGAASAGYVEVPTAGLVGQESLTFSTWLSPRSAPGNVAAAFVGAPVAAGASFSSGYWLLNPANPSGYVKSVVTNSVSAGSPWTTEVGPGSTATPTAGVRTPSGAALYTTVVDGAAGRLRVYVDGQQVSDTAIARDVADFGTQLVAYLGRSTYNDPGWAGDVDDFAVYGEALAAAEVQALFGEQALERAVAGTDVPAGATASFTLPTTSYGTQVAWVSDDPAIAVSGGEATVTRPAAGSGDATVTLTATFTVGDASRTATYTVVVPQELSDDVRADLDAAALEVDEPGDVRGNFAVPTTGANGSTVEWSVGEGADRVSLRDGVTDTSRTVVVERPAPDEEAAEAVLVATVRSGSATRTREWRLTLPALPAGTDDTEAYFWAFFTGEGDGAERVSLAASKGNDALDWNTLNDGQPVFSSDLGTEGLRDPFIIRSPEGDTFYMIATDLKVAGLPGGFATAQLRGSRYIEVWESDDLVNWSEQRHVKVSSDYAGNTWAPEAFWSEELDTFVVFWASNLYDTTDASARTAVTYNRMMYALTDDFRTFSEPTEWIDVRRGAGRGMIDSTVALEDGVYHRFTKDEASMTIRHERSTDLLDTVEGTLPGTTGPADEWTLVQERVASGLPNGEPGGTFSSGEGANIFRANEGDVNGLDWFLFIDQPDYHGGPNHYIPFGTDDLDSRSWTPLGSKLRENLPQNADGGEPRHGTVIPVTREEYERILRAYAPEIAVTDAAVEQVSTEAGTAPVLPTTATLTTAAGSTRTATVVWDDVDPADYAAPGTFTVRGTAQDDSRRPVTTTVTVVGAAGPQVSVTADTRCVAGRVVQTVRLGNDSDGAVQVVVRSDWGSRSVSLAADGGSSVAFSTRLAQAPAGEVTVTAAAGGAETVTTAAYGARSCG
- a CDS encoding acyl-CoA dehydrogenase family protein translates to MTFALAEHHEDLRAVVRDFAAAEIAPHIAKWDETHHFPAHLVPMMGELGLFGLVVPEEHGGAGGDFTSLCVAIEELGYVDQSAGITLSAGVGLGINPILTFGTDEQKQRWLPDLVEGRALAAFGLTEPEAGSDAGATRTRAELVDGEWVLDGAKSYITNSGTELTSVVTVTARTGTREDGGPEISAIMVPAGTDGFVVEQAYRKLGWNSSDTHGLAFKGARVPEDHLLGARGDGFRQFLATLDDGRIAISALALGSARACLDLATEYARTRVAFGAPIGRNQGVAFPLADLATDVEAGHLLTYKAAWLKDRQAEGRATRAQVKEAASKAKLFTSTVAMDAARVATQVFGGAGFMEEYPVARFYRDAKILEIGEGTSEVQKLVLARGLGLPVA
- a CDS encoding LacI family DNA-binding transcriptional regulator, which gives rise to MLLTSTRVDDEQPGWSEVRPVPEQVTRSGWQRPSIYDVAKAAGVSHMTVSRVLNGHSNIRESTRERVLKAIEETNYTRNSIARALATRRAMRIGVLVDSPVQHGPNSTLRALESAARDVGYSVSSFSIDDDTSKVDTGVVELVTQGCEALCVIAPRESSLDLLRRRSTGLPTLLIKAEPEPGMHTLAVDQRLGARLAVDHLLSLGHRTVHHLAGPQDWYDARGRVQGWQEALTDAGVAPPDPVAGDWTSDRGYEVAVGGELDGATAVFASNDQMALGVVHGLVERGVRVPEDVSVVGFDDLPDSGHFLPPLTTVRQDFAALGALALRRVIAAIEDADVAQHEVIGPDLVVRASTAAPA
- a CDS encoding WxL protein peptidoglycan domain-containing protein, which encodes MSVRRPRASARLVVVAVVALAAVLGALPARATAPAPDAPAAGSEAAPPQAPADELRWSVGPADADGRDERTSVELTLDPGERAEDRFEVENLSDREITFRLAAADGFYTRNGRFDVLASGQESVAAGTWVDLPGEVTVEAGGTEVVPFTVTVPERAEPGDHAAGITASVLSTQTADDGASVGVESRVGFRVLTRVTGEIAPAASVDVVAAAYDTSWNPFRPGAAVVAFDVVNDGNTRLLVQGAASGAGGRGAFPPAGETRQELLPGDERRLQVEVRGVWPLLYVPLEVVVDPEAATMDGASPPVGTVAASTVLWAVPWPQLLLLAGVVLVLVSLLAGRRRSRRRLDSMLEAAREQGRRDAAPDAS